A stretch of the Marivirga tractuosa DSM 4126 genome encodes the following:
- a CDS encoding endonuclease MutS2 produces MILPLDFEQRIGFDKVRDLISAECSSNLGQEIVEKMGYIRKFDKLEPLLLQTDEFLKIFHSGEYFPSGNFIDVSHFIKRAKVNGAFLTEEEFFDLKLSLKTILDCISFFDEFEEEYPYLFNLRKAVNLEPDLYKAIDAKIDERGSLRNNASSALQQIRSDIFRAQAQLRRQVEKIYKQASANKYTPEDASITVRDGRIVIPVLAEYKRRVKGFIHDQSGTGQTVYIEPTEALELNNEVRELQYAERREIVKILTQLTALVKPELENLEKAYKFLAIVDFIRAKARFAQKIGAVFPQLENSRIIEFRNAEHPLLKLSLAEQNKKVIPLSIQLKGDKRILIISGPNAGGKSVALKTVGLLQFMLQCGLLIPVHPDSKCGIFANLFIDIGDQQSIENDLSTYSSHLQNMKNFLLNSNKQTLFLIDEFGTGTEPRFGGAIAESILEELYSQKAFGVITTHYDNIKNFAVKNQNVINGAMKFDERNLEPLYELEIGKPGSSFAIEVAEKMGIPPTILNKAKGKIGTERVNYDKLLNQLGKEKRELEAKIKEIQKREEHLEKSAQDYDELNEFLKTQKKQIITEAKQEAKSIIKEANKRVEQAIREIKESQAEKERTKKARKQLSDYDQKMEPLVENKPAKSSKPVFKTAEGEIKVGDYVKIKGQDTIGEVLSLGQKEAEIMLGELKSKIKLNRLERMSKTAIKKEKKKSFSGTSTGMIERSTNFKHQIDVRGMRAEEAIQAVDRFIDDAMVLGYNEVSILHGRGDGILRKFIRDYLKQYNYVKSLKNEHEERGGDGITLVGLS; encoded by the coding sequence ATGATATTACCCCTTGATTTTGAACAAAGGATTGGATTTGATAAAGTAAGAGATTTGATTTCTGCTGAGTGTAGCAGTAACTTGGGGCAAGAAATCGTGGAGAAAATGGGCTATATTCGAAAATTCGATAAGCTAGAACCGCTCCTACTTCAAACCGATGAATTTCTTAAAATCTTTCATTCTGGAGAATATTTTCCTTCAGGGAATTTCATTGATGTTAGCCATTTTATAAAAAGGGCTAAAGTCAACGGGGCTTTTCTAACTGAAGAGGAATTTTTTGATTTAAAGTTAAGCCTTAAAACCATCTTGGATTGTATTTCTTTCTTCGATGAATTTGAAGAGGAATATCCTTATCTTTTTAACTTGCGAAAGGCGGTAAATCTAGAGCCTGATTTATACAAAGCCATAGATGCTAAAATAGATGAAAGAGGCAGTTTAAGAAATAATGCTAGTTCAGCTTTACAGCAGATTAGAAGCGATATTTTCAGAGCTCAAGCCCAACTTAGAAGACAAGTTGAGAAGATCTATAAACAAGCATCTGCCAACAAATATACCCCAGAAGATGCTTCTATCACTGTTCGTGACGGGAGGATTGTAATCCCCGTTTTAGCGGAATATAAAAGAAGGGTGAAAGGATTTATCCATGATCAATCTGGTACAGGTCAGACAGTTTATATTGAACCTACAGAAGCCTTAGAATTAAATAATGAGGTAAGAGAGCTGCAATATGCAGAACGTAGAGAAATCGTTAAGATTTTGACCCAATTGACTGCTCTCGTAAAACCTGAACTGGAAAACCTGGAAAAAGCTTATAAATTCTTAGCCATCGTGGATTTCATAAGAGCCAAGGCTCGGTTTGCTCAGAAAATTGGAGCTGTTTTTCCACAACTGGAAAATTCAAGAATAATTGAATTTAGAAATGCAGAACACCCTTTATTAAAACTTAGCCTTGCTGAACAAAATAAAAAAGTGATCCCGCTTTCCATCCAATTGAAAGGGGATAAAAGGATATTGATCATTTCTGGGCCCAATGCAGGTGGTAAATCAGTAGCATTGAAAACGGTGGGACTTTTGCAATTTATGCTGCAATGCGGATTACTCATTCCTGTCCACCCTGACAGTAAATGTGGAATTTTTGCCAATCTATTTATTGATATTGGCGATCAACAAAGTATTGAAAATGATTTGAGTACGTACAGTTCTCATCTCCAGAATATGAAAAACTTCCTTTTGAATTCTAATAAACAAACCTTGTTTTTGATTGATGAATTTGGAACAGGAACAGAACCTAGATTTGGTGGAGCTATTGCAGAATCTATTTTAGAGGAATTGTATAGCCAGAAAGCGTTTGGTGTGATTACCACTCATTATGACAATATCAAAAATTTTGCAGTAAAAAACCAGAATGTCATTAATGGTGCTATGAAATTTGATGAGCGAAATCTGGAGCCACTTTATGAATTGGAAATAGGTAAGCCAGGAAGTTCATTTGCTATTGAAGTAGCGGAGAAAATGGGCATCCCTCCCACTATTTTGAATAAGGCCAAAGGGAAAATTGGTACAGAGCGCGTGAATTATGACAAGCTTCTAAATCAGCTAGGAAAGGAAAAACGAGAACTAGAAGCCAAGATTAAGGAAATTCAGAAAAGAGAAGAGCATCTAGAAAAAAGTGCTCAGGATTATGATGAACTCAATGAGTTTCTAAAAACCCAAAAGAAACAAATCATCACAGAAGCAAAGCAAGAAGCGAAATCTATCATTAAAGAGGCCAATAAAAGAGTTGAGCAAGCGATCAGGGAAATAAAAGAATCTCAAGCAGAAAAGGAACGGACCAAAAAGGCTCGTAAACAGTTGAGTGATTACGATCAAAAGATGGAGCCCCTTGTCGAGAATAAACCCGCTAAATCATCAAAACCAGTCTTCAAAACTGCTGAAGGGGAAATCAAAGTGGGTGATTATGTGAAAATTAAGGGCCAGGATACTATCGGTGAAGTTTTATCATTGGGACAAAAAGAAGCCGAAATCATGCTGGGAGAGCTTAAATCAAAAATTAAGTTAAACCGACTGGAAAGAATGTCTAAAACAGCTATTAAGAAAGAGAAAAAGAAAAGTTTTTCTGGGACTTCCACTGGCATGATAGAACGCAGCACCAATTTCAAGCATCAGATTGATGTAAGAGGAATGCGAGCAGAAGAAGCCATTCAGGCAGTAGACAGATTTATAGATGATGCTATGGTGTTAGGCTATAATGAAGTCAGCATTTTGCACGGAAGAGGCGATGGCATCCTTAGGAAATTTATCAGAGACTACTTAAAGCAGTATAATTATGTGAAGTCATTAAAAAACGAACATGAGGAAAGAGGTGGTGATGGGATTACTTTGGTGGGATTGAGTTGA
- a CDS encoding PorP/SprF family type IX secretion system membrane protein produces MKKIIIIIIIHALSIGLIKAQTNPLLGQYIQNLPAYNPSLAGVNDFLDINAGFRQQWVGFQQAPQTNYVSAYSTIKFDGDKERSDFAQSLKHGVGGFVILQNQGYYRQTEVSFTYAVHVPVFNETYFSLGLSPSFYNNKIDLSDLWVKDESTDETYQSVMENGYSNTFLHTNIGISLYSSDYYISYSLMEASELQLRGNEDTNNNISRGRHHIMGGYRFQINQDFDIIPNTFIRIDQARPTFYELGVRSQYQGNLWAGLSYRNDNTLVSMLGIHFKEKYKIGYAFEYKWGEVSQYNSGSHEVVLGIRLFDYNKAGISMW; encoded by the coding sequence ATGAAAAAGATCATCATAATAATCATAATACATGCTTTATCAATTGGTTTGATAAAGGCACAAACTAACCCGCTTTTGGGCCAATATATTCAAAATTTACCAGCATACAATCCGTCATTGGCGGGGGTAAATGACTTTCTGGATATTAATGCAGGTTTCCGTCAACAATGGGTTGGTTTTCAACAAGCACCTCAAACCAATTATGTAAGTGCTTACAGTACCATTAAGTTTGATGGAGATAAAGAGAGAAGTGATTTTGCACAATCCCTAAAGCATGGTGTTGGAGGTTTTGTCATTCTGCAAAATCAAGGCTACTACAGACAAACTGAAGTTTCATTTACTTATGCTGTTCATGTGCCAGTTTTTAATGAGACCTATTTTTCACTGGGTTTATCACCAAGTTTCTACAACAATAAAATTGATTTATCAGATTTATGGGTGAAAGATGAGTCAACAGACGAAACTTACCAATCGGTGATGGAAAACGGTTATTCCAACACGTTTTTACACACCAATATTGGGATTTCTTTGTACTCGTCTGATTATTATATTTCCTATAGTTTAATGGAAGCCTCTGAATTGCAATTAAGAGGGAATGAAGACACCAATAATAATATCAGTAGAGGGAGGCATCATATCATGGGAGGTTATCGATTCCAAATCAACCAGGACTTTGACATCATTCCCAATACATTTATTAGGATTGATCAAGCAAGGCCAACTTTTTATGAATTGGGAGTTCGTTCTCAATACCAAGGAAATCTTTGGGCTGGACTTTCGTACAGAAATGACAATACTTTGGTTAGCATGTTAGGTATTCATTTTAAAGAAAAATACAAAATAGGGTATGCTTTTGAATACAAATGGGGAGAAGTTTCTCAATATAATAGTGGCTCGCACGAAGTTGTATTGGGTATTAGGTTGTTTGACTACAACAAAGCAGGCATAAGTATGTGGTAA
- a CDS encoding response regulator encodes MKQANILLVEDNEGDIILTLEAFEESKIKTEINVVKNGEQALDYVFQRGEYSHAVRPDLILLDINIPIYNGHEVLKSIKEDKVLKKIPVVMLTTSSNPKDIDKAYESHANSYVKKPLDMDDFLKAILQIEEFWIQLSTMSE; translated from the coding sequence ATGAAGCAAGCCAATATTTTGTTAGTAGAAGATAATGAGGGGGATATAATTCTTACATTAGAAGCATTTGAAGAAAGCAAAATAAAAACAGAAATTAATGTTGTTAAAAATGGAGAGCAAGCTTTAGATTATGTTTTTCAAAGAGGAGAATACTCCCATGCAGTAAGGCCCGACCTAATTCTTCTTGATATTAATATTCCTATTTATAATGGCCATGAGGTTTTAAAGAGCATAAAAGAGGATAAAGTCTTGAAAAAGATACCTGTGGTAATGTTAACTACTTCTTCCAATCCCAAGGATATAGATAAGGCTTATGAAAGCCATGCTAATAGTTATGTCAAAAAGCCCTTAGATATGGATGATTTTTTAAAAGCAATACTTCAGATAGAGGAATTCTGGATTCAATTATCTACCATGTCTGAGTAA
- a CDS encoding DUF4296 domain-containing protein, producing MRKLSYIIAILIIVSCSGKEERPKGVIPPEKMAIILSDIYLAEHKASNIAVRQDSSRIILRHYELKIFEDHDTNDSIYKESFKYYLEHPEQLETIYDIVIDTVSLRNQVNEANNLRKDSNKK from the coding sequence ATGAGAAAACTTAGCTACATCATCGCAATATTAATAATAGTTTCCTGTAGTGGAAAAGAAGAGCGGCCAAAAGGCGTAATTCCACCAGAAAAAATGGCCATAATTCTTTCAGATATTTATTTGGCTGAACATAAAGCAAGCAATATTGCTGTGAGACAGGATTCTTCAAGAATAATTTTACGACACTATGAATTGAAAATATTTGAAGATCACGATACCAATGATTCTATCTACAAAGAGAGCTTTAAATACTATTTAGAGCATCCTGAGCAACTGGAAACAATTTACGATATCGTAATTGATACTGTTAGCTTACGGAATCAAGTTAATGAAGCTAATAACTTGAGAAAAGACAGTAATAAAAAATAA
- a CDS encoding DUF58 domain-containing protein, whose protein sequence is MRELFKKLRKYEIKIRKAVNNQMQGDFHSVFKGSGLEFDDVRPYQYGDDVRTIDWNVSAKGHGTFVKTFKEDKEQNVYFLIDVSASQEIGLEGKQKSDIAKEIAGILCISALKEGSQVGMVGFSDQRELYVKPGKGQKHGYYAITRLFDLKPQSLKTSLDKGLSYLLGLVKRRSVIFLISDFVDEGYEHHLKALARKHDLIVIHIKDKLETDLPMLGIVPIKDKETGKTRWVNTSSATFKKHFQQKNKDHSAELKDICKRNQADYLLIDTQEDYTSKLIKLFKIRNLSKKKA, encoded by the coding sequence ATGAGGGAGCTCTTTAAAAAGCTTCGAAAATATGAAATAAAAATTCGAAAAGCCGTAAACAACCAAATGCAGGGAGATTTTCATTCTGTATTTAAAGGTTCAGGTTTGGAATTTGATGATGTACGTCCATATCAATATGGAGATGATGTGCGAACCATCGATTGGAATGTTTCTGCTAAGGGACATGGGACCTTTGTAAAAACTTTTAAGGAAGATAAAGAACAGAATGTCTATTTCCTGATAGATGTAAGTGCATCACAGGAAATTGGCCTTGAGGGAAAGCAGAAATCTGATATCGCTAAAGAAATAGCTGGTATTTTATGCATTTCTGCTTTAAAAGAAGGGAGTCAGGTTGGGATGGTAGGCTTCTCCGATCAAAGGGAGCTTTATGTGAAACCTGGTAAAGGTCAAAAGCATGGTTATTATGCCATAACAAGACTTTTTGACTTAAAACCACAGTCCTTAAAGACCAGTTTAGATAAAGGTCTTTCCTATTTATTGGGATTGGTTAAAAGAAGAAGCGTTATATTTTTGATCAGTGATTTTGTAGATGAAGGATATGAGCATCATTTAAAAGCGTTGGCTCGTAAGCATGACTTAATTGTCATTCATATCAAAGATAAATTGGAAACTGATTTGCCTATGTTGGGCATCGTGCCTATCAAAGATAAAGAAACAGGCAAGACCCGATGGGTGAATACTTCAAGTGCAACATTTAAAAAGCATTTTCAGCAAAAAAATAAAGATCATTCTGCGGAATTAAAGGATATTTGTAAAAGAAATCAAGCAGATTATTTGCTTATTGACACGCAGGAAGACTATACATCCAAATTAATTAAACTATTTAAAATCAGGAATTTAAGCAAGAAAAAAGCATGA
- a CDS encoding PAS domain-containing protein — protein sequence MKKPDYSNFFYFNPLPSWVYDLEDLRIFDVNQAALDHYGYSQKEFLALTIKDLRPPEEVPKLIKALLNTKRVEGNIYIGIFTHKKKDGTLIQMEVNGHKVDFNGRQCMLVVCQDVTEQKQKELQKELLADISLDFSSESDLFSASKALCKTMCEYGQFDFVELWLPNIENTLVQLSAKIATSTQAKNFYDSCENVRSFKPGEGLSGNVWAKKSTLLWKGISKKSEFVRQKAAEKAGIQTALGIPLRFNDQIVGVLLIGTQNKANYLKTYVQLFEELEHFIGSEINRKRLENELSHLYEAIPDIVSVGDFEGRFLRINQAGCELLGYEEEEILYQGFEKFIHPNDLHIAYKELGRLEAGERNFGFEVRFLTKSGEILWLSWYCKVNINEGLIYCSAKDITQEKKLSQLNRQASDLAKVGSWEYDLIEDDLFWSEKVHHLHETDPNSFEPTIERAIDFYNEDHKSYVKDQIYKSINEGVYLDYEAIIVSRSKKERWIRVIASPEYIQGKCVKLIGSFQDITDRKEAELGVVRSEEKFRTIFDIATLGIAQVDPLTGKISLANSYYEVITGYTIDELLNMSFVEFTHPDDRKKDWELFSKAAHGEGEYRNEKRYLKKDGTIVWVRLHVAFIRDEKGKPLKTVTICEDITDRKEAESRLQTLADNLPGVVFQYHLYADGTDALKAITKGAQEIWGFASDEVMDNNQLVWNQILLGGDMEYVQNSIHESVTSKSKWSAQWKYVMPNGELKTHLGYGSPAYLTDGTVVFNSVILDITAETKNEELLEQVSKMGKIGGWDLNLKTMTPYFSDQTFQIYELPPGKAPKVEKGIHFYAKEAQPIINKAVTEAIENHTPYNLELPFITAKGNKIWVKTSGKVDVIGGKARRLYGAIQDITEQKFAEQELKSVTERLQLATEAASIGIWDWDIVRNKLIWDDKMYEIFNINPSEFKGAYEAFEVMVHPDDIQQANKDVQNAIDGVSEFDSNFRIIWKDNSIHYLQANGLIERDKNGKAIRMVGTNWDITKEKIAKEQVELALQEKNNILESIGDAFFAVDRNWEITYWNKEAENVLGRKREEIVGKNLWDVYADAIDSDFYRHYHKAMETGEDVEFEEYYPTVNKWFTVSAYPSPEGLSIYFKDVTFKKEADLRLVQANERFEKVTEATSDAIWDWDILSDSFYRSDAIDRFFGEGTVKRLEEKEFWRDSFHQEDMKNVQESLQSALQDSSCKRWEMQYRIFNNKDEIVYVRDRALIVRNQQGEAIRMIGAMTDITERKNFEKQLIELNDSLKKHTHELELTNQELEQFAYIASHDLQEPLRMVTSFMDLLKRKYEDQLDDKALQYIGFATDGAKRMKTIILDLLDYSRAGKLNMSQVKVSTKKIVDDYKILRKKAISEKNVRLEVYNLPTVKSYPAPLTQTIHCLLDNAIKYSRKGVHPIIKIDAEDLDGFWQFKVEDNGIGIEPKFFEKIFIIFQRLHNRDEFSGSGIGLAIAKKHVESWGGTIRIESTIGEGSTFYFTIPKA from the coding sequence ATGAAAAAGCCTGATTATAGTAATTTTTTCTATTTCAACCCGCTCCCGTCATGGGTTTATGATCTGGAAGATCTTCGGATTTTTGATGTTAATCAGGCAGCACTTGACCACTATGGATATTCACAAAAAGAATTCCTTGCACTTACTATAAAAGACCTACGACCGCCAGAAGAAGTTCCCAAGCTTATCAAGGCCCTTCTAAATACAAAAAGAGTAGAAGGAAATATCTATATCGGCATATTTACCCATAAAAAAAAGGATGGTACTCTTATCCAAATGGAAGTCAACGGACACAAGGTTGATTTCAACGGTCGTCAATGTATGCTAGTGGTTTGTCAGGATGTAACAGAGCAAAAGCAGAAGGAACTCCAAAAAGAATTATTGGCGGATATCAGTTTGGATTTTTCCTCTGAAAGTGACCTGTTTTCTGCTTCAAAAGCCTTATGCAAAACCATGTGTGAGTATGGTCAGTTTGACTTTGTGGAATTATGGCTGCCTAATATTGAAAATACACTTGTTCAATTAAGTGCAAAAATTGCTACCTCTACTCAGGCAAAAAATTTTTATGACTCCTGTGAAAATGTAAGGTCTTTCAAACCTGGAGAAGGACTATCGGGTAATGTATGGGCTAAAAAATCTACATTGCTTTGGAAGGGTATTAGCAAGAAATCTGAATTTGTTCGGCAAAAGGCTGCAGAAAAGGCGGGAATTCAAACTGCATTGGGCATTCCTCTACGCTTCAATGATCAGATTGTAGGAGTGCTGCTGATAGGGACTCAGAACAAAGCGAATTATTTGAAAACATACGTCCAGCTTTTTGAAGAACTTGAACATTTTATAGGATCAGAAATCAACCGTAAAAGGCTAGAAAATGAATTAAGCCATTTATATGAGGCAATTCCTGATATCGTGAGCGTAGGAGATTTTGAAGGCAGATTCTTGCGCATTAACCAAGCAGGTTGTGAGCTTTTAGGCTATGAAGAAGAAGAGATCTTATATCAGGGATTTGAGAAATTTATTCACCCGAATGACTTGCATATCGCCTATAAAGAATTGGGGCGTCTAGAAGCAGGTGAGAGAAACTTTGGATTTGAAGTACGCTTTTTGACAAAATCAGGTGAAATATTGTGGTTGAGTTGGTATTGCAAAGTAAACATCAATGAAGGGTTGATTTATTGTTCTGCTAAAGATATTACCCAAGAGAAAAAATTGAGCCAGCTTAATAGGCAAGCAAGTGATCTGGCCAAAGTTGGAAGCTGGGAATATGACCTGATTGAAGACGATCTATTTTGGTCGGAAAAGGTGCACCATTTACACGAGACGGACCCAAATTCTTTTGAGCCAACTATCGAAAGAGCTATTGACTTTTATAATGAAGACCATAAATCATATGTTAAAGATCAAATTTATAAAAGTATCAATGAAGGAGTTTATTTAGATTATGAAGCCATTATTGTTTCTAGAAGCAAGAAAGAACGATGGATCAGGGTAATAGCTAGTCCCGAGTACATTCAAGGAAAATGCGTTAAGTTGATTGGCAGTTTTCAGGATATCACTGATCGCAAGGAAGCAGAATTGGGAGTAGTTAGAAGTGAAGAAAAGTTCAGGACTATTTTTGATATTGCTACCTTGGGAATAGCACAAGTTGATCCTTTAACAGGAAAAATCAGCTTAGCTAATTCCTATTACGAAGTTATCACTGGTTATACCATTGATGAGCTCTTGAATATGTCTTTTGTGGAATTTACGCACCCAGATGACAGGAAGAAGGATTGGGAATTATTCAGTAAAGCAGCTCATGGAGAAGGGGAATATAGAAATGAAAAGCGTTATCTAAAAAAAGACGGGACTATTGTTTGGGTCCGTCTACACGTAGCCTTCATTAGAGATGAAAAAGGGAAGCCCCTTAAAACGGTAACAATTTGTGAAGATATCACCGATCGTAAAGAAGCTGAAAGCCGATTACAAACCCTAGCGGACAATCTACCGGGGGTGGTTTTTCAATATCATCTTTATGCCGATGGTACAGATGCTTTAAAAGCTATAACCAAAGGCGCACAAGAGATTTGGGGATTTGCATCTGATGAAGTAATGGATAATAATCAATTGGTCTGGAATCAAATTCTATTGGGGGGTGATATGGAATATGTACAAAATAGTATTCATGAGTCTGTTACAAGCAAATCAAAGTGGTCGGCCCAGTGGAAGTATGTGATGCCTAACGGAGAATTGAAAACTCATTTAGGTTACGGTTCACCTGCTTATTTGACTGATGGCACAGTCGTGTTCAACTCGGTAATTTTAGATATTACAGCAGAAACCAAAAACGAGGAGTTATTAGAGCAGGTCTCAAAAATGGGGAAAATCGGTGGCTGGGATTTAAATTTAAAGACCATGACACCCTATTTTTCAGATCAAACTTTCCAAATCTATGAGCTGCCTCCGGGCAAGGCTCCCAAAGTAGAAAAAGGTATCCATTTTTATGCGAAGGAAGCACAGCCCATTATTAATAAAGCAGTTACAGAAGCCATAGAAAACCATACGCCCTATAATTTGGAACTACCATTTATCACGGCAAAGGGTAATAAAATTTGGGTGAAGACTTCTGGTAAAGTTGATGTAATAGGCGGAAAAGCAAGAAGGCTATATGGCGCAATTCAGGATATAACGGAACAAAAATTTGCAGAACAAGAATTGAAATCAGTAACTGAGCGTCTTCAATTAGCTACTGAGGCTGCTAGTATAGGAATATGGGATTGGGATATTGTACGAAATAAATTGATATGGGATGACAAAATGTACGAAATCTTCAATATAAATCCTTCTGAATTTAAAGGTGCATACGAGGCTTTTGAAGTAATGGTGCATCCTGATGATATTCAACAAGCAAACAAAGATGTCCAAAATGCTATAGATGGAGTGTCTGAATTTGATAGCAATTTCCGTATCATTTGGAAAGATAATTCTATACATTATCTCCAAGCCAATGGCTTGATCGAAAGAGATAAAAACGGAAAAGCAATTCGCATGGTAGGTACCAATTGGGACATTACCAAGGAAAAAATTGCAAAAGAACAAGTTGAGCTTGCATTACAAGAAAAGAATAATATACTGGAAAGTATAGGTGATGCATTCTTTGCCGTAGATAGAAATTGGGAGATTACTTATTGGAATAAAGAAGCAGAAAACGTATTGGGTAGAAAGCGTGAGGAAATTGTAGGGAAGAATTTATGGGATGTATATGCTGATGCCATTGATTCTGATTTCTATCGCCACTATCATAAAGCAATGGAGACTGGCGAAGACGTAGAGTTTGAGGAGTATTATCCTACAGTTAATAAATGGTTTACTGTATCTGCATATCCTTCTCCAGAGGGTTTATCGATCTATTTCAAAGATGTGACATTCAAGAAGGAAGCTGATCTTCGTCTAGTTCAAGCCAATGAAAGATTTGAAAAAGTTACCGAAGCAACATCAGACGCCATCTGGGATTGGGATATTTTAAGTGACAGCTTTTATAGGTCTGATGCCATCGACCGTTTCTTTGGTGAAGGCACTGTTAAAAGGTTAGAAGAAAAAGAATTCTGGCGAGACAGCTTCCATCAGGAAGATATGAAAAATGTGCAAGAGAGTTTACAGTCAGCCCTACAAGATTCTTCTTGCAAGCGCTGGGAAATGCAATACCGCATTTTTAATAATAAAGACGAAATAGTTTATGTAAGAGATCGTGCTTTAATAGTGAGAAATCAGCAAGGAGAAGCGATAAGAATGATAGGCGCCATGACGGATATCACTGAAAGGAAGAATTTTGAAAAGCAATTGATTGAACTGAATGATTCTCTAAAAAAACATACTCATGAATTAGAATTGACTAATCAGGAGTTGGAGCAATTTGCTTATATAGCTTCTCATGATTTACAGGAGCCTTTAAGAATGGTAACTAGTTTCATGGATTTATTAAAGAGAAAATATGAAGATCAGCTAGATGATAAAGCACTTCAATATATTGGTTTTGCTACTGATGGAGCTAAGCGTATGAAAACGATCATATTGGACTTATTGGATTACTCTAGGGCTGGGAAATTGAATATGTCTCAAGTGAAGGTCAGCACGAAAAAAATTGTAGATGACTACAAAATATTAAGAAAAAAGGCAATCAGCGAAAAAAATGTTAGGCTTGAGGTTTATAATTTACCTACCGTAAAATCTTATCCAGCACCCTTGACCCAAACGATCCATTGCTTACTTGATAATGCCATTAAATATTCAAGAAAGGGAGTACATCCAATTATAAAAATTGATGCCGAAGATCTTGACGGTTTTTGGCAATTTAAAGTGGAAGACAACGGAATAGGAATTGAACCTAAGTTTTTTGAAAAGATCTTCATTATTTTTCAAAGGCTTCACAACAGAGATGAATTCTCCGGTTCTGGTATAGGTTTGGCCATTGCTAAGAAACATGTAGAATCGTGGGGAGGAACTATTCGAATCGAATCAACTATAGGAGAAGGTTCTACATTCTATTTTACCATACCAAAAGCTTGA
- a CDS encoding sensor histidine kinase yields the protein MRNIWQKYKDTIRRNCSLSNEESGDSVNYWRNTLFSTTMIFVLPLCFIALIPSLFLITFENKEYITILHFITIGLMLFIAFAPSVKVKVRKLIFSLTVYAFATMLNVFTSPSSGSVLIYFYAACVFSIIIFDNKYAYWWSHLVLLISVMFGLTIHFELLDFEYNVDMSSVNEWVAVSSNVIFVCYLSSALIPKIFSGLENHINEQNRLRNELEKSQDALQLKNAELEEYVFVASHDLQEPLRLVSSFMNKLNANYRGQLDEKALQYIHFASEGAMRMKQIILNLLDYSRAGRTTEDLEMVDVNQIVSDFIDLRASVISEKSVTIVSGELPTLSANKVAMAQVLHSLLDNAIKYSKEGIAPQIEIEAIENRDEWCFSIKDNGIGIDPKFFDKIFLIFQQLHNRNEYEGMGVGLPIAKKHVKSWGGEIWVKSEKENGSIFYFTIPK from the coding sequence ATGAGAAATATTTGGCAAAAATATAAGGATACTATTAGAAGGAACTGTTCTCTAAGCAATGAAGAATCTGGAGACAGTGTAAATTATTGGAGAAACACACTGTTTTCCACCACCATGATTTTTGTGTTGCCCCTTTGTTTCATTGCGTTAATCCCGTCTTTGTTTTTAATCACATTTGAAAATAAAGAGTATATAACAATACTGCATTTTATCACTATTGGGCTGATGCTTTTTATTGCATTTGCCCCTAGCGTTAAAGTAAAGGTGAGGAAATTAATTTTTTCTTTAACCGTATATGCTTTTGCCACCATGTTAAATGTTTTTACCTCACCTTCTTCAGGTTCAGTTTTGATTTATTTCTATGCAGCTTGTGTTTTCTCTATCATTATCTTTGACAATAAATATGCTTATTGGTGGAGCCATCTCGTTTTGTTAATATCGGTAATGTTTGGTCTTACCATACATTTCGAGTTGCTGGATTTTGAATATAATGTTGATATGAGTTCTGTCAATGAATGGGTTGCCGTTAGTTCTAATGTTATTTTCGTTTGCTACTTGTCTTCAGCGCTCATTCCTAAAATTTTCAGTGGACTGGAAAACCATATCAATGAGCAGAACAGACTAAGGAATGAACTTGAGAAAAGTCAGGATGCATTACAGCTTAAGAATGCTGAACTTGAGGAATATGTATTTGTGGCATCCCACGACCTGCAGGAGCCTTTAAGGTTGGTATCTAGTTTTATGAATAAATTGAACGCTAATTACCGAGGTCAATTGGATGAAAAGGCACTCCAATATATCCATTTTGCTTCAGAAGGGGCAATGCGGATGAAGCAGATTATCCTGAATTTGTTGGATTATTCAAGAGCAGGCAGAACAACTGAAGATCTTGAAATGGTTGATGTGAATCAAATAGTCTCAGATTTTATAGACTTAAGAGCAAGTGTTATCTCTGAAAAATCAGTAACTATTGTCTCAGGGGAACTGCCAACCTTAAGTGCCAATAAAGTAGCAATGGCTCAGGTACTTCACTCATTATTAGATAATGCCATTAAATACTCAAAGGAAGGAATTGCACCTCAGATAGAAATCGAAGCGATAGAAAATAGAGATGAATGGTGTTTTTCCATCAAAGACAATGGCATTGGAATTGATCCTAAATTTTTCGATAAAATATTTCTCATATTTCAACAACTACATAATCGAAACGAATATGAAGGTATGGGAGTTGGCTTGCCCATTGCCAAGAAACATGTGAAGTCTTGGGGAGGGGAAATTTGGGTCAAATCTGAAAAAGAAAACGGCTCAATATTTTATTTTACTATCCCTAAATGA